The Cohnella abietis genome has a segment encoding these proteins:
- a CDS encoding zinc-binding dehydrogenase, with protein sequence MMKALVWNAAERMDWEDRERPIPLVNEALVRIEAVGICGSEIEGYLGHNSLRTPPLIMGHEFSGIVEQVGDEKNKTLIGKKMVVNPLLSCGECVSCRRALPQLCKSRRIIGIHRPGAFAEWAVVPVETIVVVPESMSFYRAALAEPLACSLRATRRAMERHTFAHVVVFGAGGIGLLCAKTALLLGASKVMIVDTNEERLKMSRSVGIDETANAREDNLEERTKQVFGSKGIDVVIDAAGFQLTRETAMKLLNPGGTLMNIGLGIDETVLPINQLIRSEIEILGSFCYTRQDFQDAVDLLIAGKITEEGWTEIRPLAEGAQAFADLVAGKVTKGKILLKP encoded by the coding sequence ATGATGAAAGCGTTAGTATGGAATGCTGCGGAAAGAATGGACTGGGAAGATCGGGAGCGCCCTATTCCCTTAGTTAATGAAGCTCTAGTACGTATCGAGGCAGTCGGAATTTGCGGCTCGGAAATCGAAGGGTATTTGGGACATAACAGTCTTCGCACCCCTCCTTTGATTATGGGACATGAGTTTAGCGGGATTGTAGAGCAGGTCGGCGACGAGAAAAATAAAACGTTAATAGGTAAGAAAATGGTTGTTAACCCGCTTCTCTCTTGCGGAGAATGCGTTAGCTGCCGGAGAGCTTTACCCCAATTGTGCAAGAGCAGAAGAATAATAGGCATTCATCGACCGGGGGCTTTTGCAGAGTGGGCGGTTGTACCCGTCGAGACTATAGTTGTCGTTCCCGAATCGATGAGCTTTTATCGCGCTGCTCTTGCCGAACCCCTTGCATGCTCTCTGCGGGCGACTCGAAGAGCGATGGAACGCCATACATTTGCCCATGTTGTTGTCTTCGGTGCTGGTGGAATAGGCTTGCTATGCGCCAAAACAGCATTACTGCTTGGGGCATCGAAGGTCATGATTGTCGATACGAACGAGGAAAGATTGAAGATGAGCCGAAGTGTCGGGATTGATGAAACAGCAAATGCGCGCGAGGACAATCTTGAAGAGCGGACGAAGCAAGTGTTTGGATCCAAAGGGATCGATGTGGTAATTGATGCTGCTGGCTTCCAATTGACCAGAGAAACAGCGATGAAGCTGCTCAATCCAGGCGGAACGTTGATGAACATTGGCCTTGGGATCGATGAAACGGTATTACCTATTAATCAATTGATACGTAGTGAAATCGAGATATTAGGATCGTTCTGTTATACGCGCCAGGATTTTCAGGATGCCGTAGATTTGCTGATCGCAGGGAAAATAACAGAGGAAGGCTGGACGGAAATTCGACCGCTTGCCGAGGGGGCGCAGGCATTTGCGGATTTGGTTGCCGGCAAGGTGACGAAAGGAAAAATTTTGCTAAAGCCTTAA
- a CDS encoding aminotransferase class V-fold PLP-dependent enzyme, translating into MHALINKQSFVGLQECTWLYNGAEVPPHQGCLDAVADYFNYRSKGPLGRDHNAEIEQACKVNLARMLNGNPSDIALLSNSSEAISMIAQSLDFDEGDNIVINDLEFPSGVLPWVMLKQKGLEVRVVNHRKWRVEVNDIMEQVDERTRLVMTSHVSYLSGARLDYRSLYAQLKETKALLLLDVTQSLGAVPVDMNEADFVVCSSYKWLLSIHGMGILGVNPTRLAEFQSRSVGWRSVRDMFGSDRFESFNFHEDARRFELGYPSYATVYATRFSTGLLLEQGIDRIEQHILTLGSKVIDRLLDNGYEVMTPEDPGQRAGNISVIADEGESIARYLSEHKVYVWGGDGRFRISIHLFNDDADIDNLFNALELFKNNRETAKK; encoded by the coding sequence ATGCATGCATTGATCAATAAACAATCTTTTGTCGGATTGCAAGAATGCACTTGGTTATACAATGGAGCCGAGGTTCCTCCTCACCAGGGATGTCTGGATGCCGTAGCAGATTATTTCAACTACAGAAGCAAAGGACCACTGGGGCGTGATCATAACGCGGAAATCGAGCAAGCCTGTAAAGTTAATTTAGCGAGGATGCTAAACGGCAATCCATCCGATATAGCGTTGTTGTCCAATTCATCGGAAGCGATATCTATGATCGCACAGTCGCTGGATTTCGATGAAGGCGATAATATCGTGATCAACGATTTGGAATTTCCTTCGGGCGTTCTACCTTGGGTTATGTTGAAACAGAAGGGGCTAGAGGTTCGCGTCGTTAACCATAGGAAATGGCGAGTCGAAGTTAATGACATCATGGAGCAAGTGGATGAGCGTACACGATTGGTCATGACAAGTCATGTGAGCTATTTGAGCGGAGCTAGACTGGATTACCGGTCGTTATATGCGCAGCTCAAGGAGACCAAGGCACTGTTATTACTCGATGTGACACAGTCGCTTGGAGCGGTTCCGGTTGATATGAATGAAGCGGATTTTGTCGTATGCAGTTCCTATAAATGGCTTCTATCCATCCATGGTATGGGTATCCTTGGAGTTAACCCAACAAGATTAGCAGAATTTCAGTCTCGTTCGGTAGGCTGGAGAAGCGTTCGCGATATGTTTGGTTCAGACCGTTTTGAATCTTTCAATTTTCACGAGGATGCTCGTCGCTTCGAGCTTGGTTATCCGAGCTATGCTACGGTCTATGCAACACGGTTCTCAACCGGGCTCCTCCTGGAGCAGGGCATCGATCGGATTGAGCAGCATATTTTGACGCTTGGCAGCAAGGTTATTGATCGGCTTCTGGACAACGGTTATGAGGTAATGACGCCAGAAGATCCTGGCCAAAGGGCGGGAAACATCAGCGTCATTGCCGATGAAGGAGAGTCCATTGCCCGGTATTTAAGCGAGCACAAGGTTTATGTGTGGGGTGGAGATGGGCGGTTTCGGATATCCATTCACTTGTTCAACGATGATGCGGATATAGATAATCTGTTTAATGCACTGGAATTATTCAAAAATAATCGCGAAACGGCTAAGAAATAG
- a CDS encoding ABC transporter permease, which produces MITKIVKQRYLFAMLLPAVLIVFTFSYVPIFGWIIAFVNYRPGVPLFSSEWVGLKQFVAFFTETKDFVYLLRNTLSINIGALIANLGTAFVFALLLNEIRLKFFGRLIQTVTFFPFFISWIIIYSLSSSLFATSSGAINETLVQWGWIKEGINVLGDPKYAWAFIILIGVWKFLGYNSVIFISSIASIPSEFYEAAQIDGANRFQRMWYITIPNLIPTLIVLLILNSGWILNSNFEQFYLFTNTTNWEKMEVLDIYIYRYGLQLLNYPYATAVGIMKTVISLVIIVLVNATAKKTTGKAIF; this is translated from the coding sequence ATGATCACAAAAATCGTCAAACAACGATATTTGTTTGCCATGCTTCTACCAGCTGTCTTAATCGTATTTACTTTCTCGTATGTGCCTATCTTTGGCTGGATCATTGCCTTCGTTAATTATCGGCCCGGTGTTCCGTTGTTCTCTTCGGAATGGGTAGGACTGAAGCAATTCGTAGCGTTCTTCACGGAAACGAAGGATTTTGTTTACCTGCTGCGTAATACACTTTCCATTAATATAGGGGCTTTAATTGCCAATTTAGGAACGGCGTTCGTGTTCGCGCTCCTATTGAATGAAATCCGATTGAAGTTTTTCGGCAGACTCATTCAAACCGTTACTTTTTTTCCCTTTTTTATTTCATGGATCATCATCTATTCTCTCTCAAGTTCGCTGTTTGCTACCTCTTCAGGGGCTATAAATGAGACCTTAGTGCAGTGGGGATGGATTAAAGAAGGCATCAACGTGCTTGGAGATCCTAAGTACGCGTGGGCTTTCATTATCCTAATTGGGGTGTGGAAGTTTTTGGGCTACAACAGCGTCATCTTTATTTCATCAATTGCCTCGATTCCTTCTGAATTTTACGAGGCCGCCCAAATAGACGGAGCTAACCGATTTCAGAGGATGTGGTATATTACCATACCTAACCTCATTCCTACCTTAATCGTACTACTTATCTTGAACAGCGGATGGATACTCAATTCCAACTTCGAGCAATTTTATTTGTTCACCAATACGACCAATTGGGAGAAGATGGAGGTTCTCGATATTTACATTTACAGATACGGACTACAATTGCTTAATTACCCCTATGCGACTGCGGTTGGCATCATGAAGACGGTTATAAGTCTCGTTATCATCGTATTAGTCAACGCCACTGCCAAAAAAACAACAGGGAAAGCCATATTCTAG
- a CDS encoding carbohydrate ABC transporter permease gives MKERTISGTLFDTGNFLFMLFILLLMVFPFVYILSYSLSSPNMLKGGLVLFPAGFTFDSYAKAFGDPAVLKGAFVSVARALIGPAVMLFFTSMAAYVLTRNDLVFAKFFRKYFVFTLYISSGIIPMYLLMGYLELKGTFLIYIVPGAVSVFSMVLIKTYIEGLPKELEEAAVVDGANDFRLFFQVIFPICTPVFAAVVLFDCVNQWNAFIDTQIYNTMSPNLYPLQYVLYNTLNQINSLDQLKVQGQTQLSAITPQTFKMAITVITVLPIACVYPFLQKYFIKGLLVGSIKG, from the coding sequence ATGAAGGAACGAACGATAAGTGGAACCCTATTCGATACCGGCAATTTTTTGTTTATGCTGTTCATTTTGTTGCTCATGGTATTTCCGTTCGTTTATATTCTCAGCTATTCTCTGAGCAGCCCGAATATGCTGAAGGGCGGGCTCGTTCTGTTTCCAGCAGGATTCACATTCGATTCTTATGCGAAAGCGTTCGGAGATCCCGCAGTTCTGAAAGGCGCCTTCGTGTCGGTCGCGCGTGCATTGATTGGCCCTGCAGTGATGCTGTTCTTCACCTCCATGGCTGCTTATGTGCTCACGCGCAACGATTTGGTTTTCGCGAAATTTTTTCGCAAATATTTCGTGTTTACGCTTTACATCTCCAGCGGGATCATCCCGATGTACTTACTGATGGGGTATCTCGAGCTTAAAGGAACGTTTCTGATTTATATTGTTCCGGGCGCAGTTTCGGTGTTCAGTATGGTACTAATCAAAACGTATATTGAAGGATTGCCTAAGGAGCTGGAGGAAGCTGCCGTAGTGGACGGGGCAAATGACTTCAGGCTATTTTTTCAAGTGATCTTCCCGATTTGTACGCCCGTGTTTGCAGCGGTTGTATTGTTTGACTGCGTCAATCAGTGGAATGCGTTCATCGATACGCAAATTTATAACACGATGTCTCCCAATTTGTACCCTTTGCAATATGTGCTTTATAACACGCTGAATCAAATCAACTCGTTGGATCAATTGAAAGTGCAGGGTCAAACGCAATTGAGTGCGATTACGCCGCAAACCTTCAAGATGGCCATTACAGTCATTACGGTTTTACCGATTGCGTGTGTATATCCTTTCCTGCAAAAATATTTTATCAAAGGCTTATTGGTTGGATCAATCAAAGGGTAA